Below is a genomic region from Isosphaeraceae bacterium EP7.
ACAAAGACAATCCCAACACGGGCTATCGCTATCTGGATCCCCCGCGTCGGATGCGCCGGGGGATGCCGGATTCGTCCGAAGAGAAGCCCAAGGCGGGATGACCCGCCCAGGGTCACTGACCGACGATCCGCGACGAGATTTGCCCGAGGGTGCGGCCCCGGTGTGGTTCGCTCGGAGCGGCCCACCGAACAGGACCGGCCCGAATTTTCTCGCGGTAGCCCCGCTGGCCATCGCGCCTGCGGCGGCCGAGGTGAGCGTTCAGGCAGGGACGGCCCCGGCCCGAGATCGACCTTGATCCGGCTTTGAGACCTCAGGAGTTCCAGGACCATGGGTATTTCGACGCGGGCCGCGGCCCGCATGTTCCGTCCCTTCGTGCTGGGCGTCTCGGCCCTGGCCCTGGCCGTCACCCCGGCCTTCTCCGCCGGGCCGATCGACAAAGCCTTGCCGGATTCGACGATCCTCTTCGTCCGGGTCACCAACGCGGCCGCATTTCGCGAGTCCCTCCGTCAGAGCTCGACCGGCCAGTTGATCGCCGACCCGGCCATGAAGCCGCTGGTCGACGATTTTCTCGGCAAGCTGGAAGGGCAGAGCAGCGAGCTCAAGGCCAAGCTGGGCGTCAGCATCAGCGAGCTGCTGGAACTGCCGCAGGGCCCGATCAACGTGTCCCTGATCGCACGTCCCGACGCCAAGGTGCCGGTCGCCTTGCTGATCGCGGCCGATGCCGGCAAGAACAAGGAGACGGTGCAGGGGGTCCTCACCAAGGCCACCGCCCAGGCCGAGGAGAAGGGCGCAAAGGTCGCCACCGAAGAGTTCAAGGGTGTGACCATTAACCTGGTCAAGCCCCCCAGGAAAGATGACAACGCCCCCGACGTCACGTTCGCCTGGGCCAACACCGGCACCACCTTCAACATCACCAGCGATGTCGACGCCCTGAAGGAATTCCTCACCAACGCCGAGGGACGCGAGGACTCACTGTTCTCCAACGAGTCGTACCAGGCCGTCCTGAAGCGGGTCGGTGCCGAGTCCCAGGTCCTCTGGTTCCTCGACGCCAACAAGGCGCTGCAGCTCGCGCTGGCCGCTGCGGCCAAGGGCGACGGCGGGGCCAATGTCCAGCAGGTCGAGGCCGTCCTCCAGCTGCTCGGGCTCAAGGGCCTGAAGGCCATCGGCGGCGGCACGACGTACGGCGTCGGCGGATACGACACCCTCACCAAGACTTACTTCTACACCCCGGGCCCCGCCCAGGGAGTGCTCAAGGTCTTCAACACGCCGAAAGCCGACCTTCGTCCCCAGGCATGGGTGCCCGCCACGGTGGCCACCTACCAGAGCCTGAGCTGGGACCTTGACGCCGCCTGGTCGGCGGTCAACGAGCTGGCCAATACCTTCCAGCCGGGAATCCTGCAGGTCGTCCAGCAGCAGCTCGTCGGTCCCGACGGGCAGACCCTCGACTTCCAGAAGGACCTCTTCGGCCCCATCGGCGACCGCATCACGGCGATCTCGGACTTCAAGAAGCCGACCGGCGGCGAAGACACCCAGCGCAGCCTCTTCGCCGTTGCCCTGGAAGACACCAAGGCCTTCGAGGCGACTCTAGGCAAGATCATCGCGATCACCAATGCCCAGCCCAAGAAGCGTGAGTTCCAGGGCACGACGATTTACGACTTCACCCTCCCCGAGATGCCCAACGCCGCGAACAACCCCTTCAAGGGCCCGCTCAGCGTTGCGATCGCCAAGGACAACGCCTACATCGCCACCGACCCCAGCTTGCTCGAACAGGTCCTGCGCGGCGGCCCTGGACTAGCCGACACGGCCGAATTCCAGGCGGTTGCCAAGTCCATCCCCGAGCAGACGACCACGCTGACTTACACCAAGCCTGAAGAGGCCGCGCGGCAGTCGTACGAGATGATCAAGAGCGGTCAGCTCGAGAAAGCCTTCGGCGGCGCGGCCGCTGCGGGCGGCCCCGACCTGAAGGAGCTCGGCAAGCTGATCGATAAAGAGAAGCTGCCCGACTTCTCCGTCTTCGCCAAGTACCTCTCCCAGGGGGGCGGCTTCGGTACCTCCGACGAGGATGGCGCCTTGTTCACCACCTTCATCCTGCGCAAAACGAACCCCTGATCCGAGGCTGGTCGGGGGGGACGCGATCCGTTCCTTCTCGTGCCGCCGGCGATCGACCTGCAACGCCGCCGAACCCTCGAGGTTCGGCGGCGTTGCGTCATTTCCATCGGCCACGGTCGGGGCCGATTGCCGGCCCCCTCCAAATCGGCGTCTCCTGCGCCGTGCGCACCCTCCGCTCAAGCCGTCTAATCGTTCCGCCGATAACGGTGGAGGATCACTCGTCCGACCGGTCGCCATCGCGGCCGGCTTGGCCGGAGTACGGACCTGTTGGGGAGGTGTCGGATGTGGGACCGCACGGAGGCGGGGCCGATCCGCCGATCGGATCGTGTACGTAGGGCTGGTTCGGGCCGCGGGCGGATTGCTCCACGGGTCGAGGCCCTGGAAGGCCGCGCCTTGCTGGCCGCCGCCGTCGCCCCGATCGCCACCGTCCTGTCCGGCGCCGGGGTAGGCTATCAGCTCCCCCTTGATGGCTCCGGGTCTGTGAACGCCCAAACATTCTCGGTGACCTCGTCGAATCCCGACGTGAAGGCGACTGTCGCCCAGGGACAGTTCATGACCATCAACGTCACCCACGCCTCCAGTGGCGCGGGCGACCCGGCATTCTCTGGAACCCTGGTCTACCAGCTCTTCCAGGACCTGACCCCGGACACCGTCTTCAAGATCAGCGGGCTGGTCAACGACGGGTTCTACACCGGCAAGAACTTCCATAGGATCGCCAACGGATTCCCCACCGCGACGACTTACATCGTCCAGGGGGGATCGGTCAACGGCGACGGGACCGGTAACGTCAACAAGCCTGGCTTCCCGTTCCCGGACGAGTTCAACGCCCAGCTCGTCTTCAACGGGACCGAGCAGTTGGCGATGGCCAACTCGGGCAACGATACGAATAGCTCGCAGTTCTTCACCACGACCGGCTCTCCCAGGGCCCTCGACTTCGATTACACGATCTTCGGCCAGCTTGTCTCCGGCGGCGACGTTGTCACGAAGATGACCCAGGTCGCCCTGAAAGCCGACGCCAGCGGCAACGTGACGACGCCGGTCTCGCCGATCCTGATCGAGTCGGCGAATATGTCCAACGCCAACCCCAACGGGGTGATTCACATCGACACGACCGGGGCGGAGGCCGGGGAAGACTCGAGCGTCACGGTCACGGCGACTGACCCGACGACGGGCACCACCGCCACGCAGACGTTCTCCGTCGATGTCGTTCCCAATGAAACGGCGAATGGCGAGCGGCCATTCCTCAACCCCCTACCTGTCCTCCCCGCGCTGGGAGCCGGACAGGCCGCCATATTCCAGGCGACTGCCACGGACGTTAACCCGGGCACCCAGTTGACCTATGTGGTCAACGGGGGATTGTCCGCCGACGGTGCCACCTTCACGCCCCTGACCAACGCCACGGGGACGGTGGACTCCAGCGGCCTGGTTACCATCACCCCGTCCAGCTCGACCTTCACCGGCACGATCACGGTGCTCGTCGGCGTGCGTGATCAGACGAATCGAGTCGTCTCCGGGACGCTCGAATCTCCGGGCAATTACGACACTCAGACGTTCACGCTCACCTATCAGAGCGGTGCCTTCGTCAATCTGGCCCCCGTCGCCAGCACGATCGCCCAGACCGTGCCATCCAGCCAGTCCACGGACATCGCCCTGACTGGCCTCACCGCCAATCCGCAATCGACCACCCAGACGATCAGTGGCTTCACCCTCGTCTCGCAGCCAACCCACGGCACGCTGACCAACTTCAACCCGATCACCGGCGCGGCGACCTACACGCCGAACGCCAACTTCTCCGGCATCGACACGTTCCAGTACACGGTCACGGACAGCGGTGCACCGACTCCCAACCTCACGAGCGCGCCGACGAAGGTGACGCTGACCGTGACGAGCGGGGCGGTTCGTCAGATTGACGATATCCTGTTCGTCACAGCACCGTCGGGCGGGCCCAAGCAGAAGAACACCATCCTGATCAATCAGGTCAACGGTGTAATCCTGACGAGCATCAATGGCGTCATCGACTCGACCCGCCCAACGGTGAGCGGCCTCAGCCGAATCGTCATCTACGGGGCGAAAGCGAGCGACTCAATCAACGTCAGCGACGTGGTCGATGTGCCGACGACGATCGACGGCGGCAGGGGGGGGATCAATAACCTGAAGGCGGGAGCGGCCTCGTCGC
It encodes:
- a CDS encoding peptidylprolyl isomerase, with protein sequence MWDRTEAGPIRRSDRVRRAGSGRGRIAPRVEALEGRALLAAAVAPIATVLSGAGVGYQLPLDGSGSVNAQTFSVTSSNPDVKATVAQGQFMTINVTHASSGAGDPAFSGTLVYQLFQDLTPDTVFKISGLVNDGFYTGKNFHRIANGFPTATTYIVQGGSVNGDGTGNVNKPGFPFPDEFNAQLVFNGTEQLAMANSGNDTNSSQFFTTTGSPRALDFDYTIFGQLVSGGDVVTKMTQVALKADASGNVTTPVSPILIESANMSNANPNGVIHIDTTGAEAGEDSSVTVTATDPTTGTTATQTFSVDVVPNETANGERPFLNPLPVLPALGAGQAAIFQATATDVNPGTQLTYVVNGGLSADGATFTPLTNATGTVDSSGLVTITPSSSTFTGTITVLVGVRDQTNRVVSGTLESPGNYDTQTFTLTYQSGAFVNLAPVASTIAQTVPSSQSTDIALTGLTANPQSTTQTISGFTLVSQPTHGTLTNFNPITGAATYTPNANFSGIDTFQYTVTDSGAPTPNLTSAPTKVTLTVTSGAVRQIDDILFVTAPSGGPKQKNTILINQVNGVILTSINGVIDSTRPTVSGLSRIVIYGAKASDSINVSDVVDVPTTIDGGRGGINNLKAGAASSRLHGWFGRNVLQGGESDDALIGATGRVKFIRSGGNDSLFTGGPSTIPSLYGSRGTNRHRTPPKRTAFTKSLAPTGTFYKFVGTGNQVVAIPTPKSVPFKARGSAGGHHKATESGTLP